Genomic window (Sulfurovum sp. NBC37-1):
CATCGATGAAGTTTTCGTCTTTCAACTGCCGCATAGAGAGGTTCAGCGAAAGTACACCAGGATCAAGTCCGCGTGCATACCATTCACGTACCTGCTTCATTGCCGTACGCATTACCCATCTGTCTATCTCCAGGATCAACCCGCTCTCTTCAGCGAGTGGGATGAACTTGTCAGGTAGAATCATACCAAGATGCGGATGTTCCCAGCGTATCAAAGCTTCCATACCGGTCATTCTACTGGTTTGCGCATTGACTTGGGGCTGATAATAAAGAATGAATTCTTCATTTTTGATCGCCTGACGCAGGCTGGCTTCCATGACCACACGTTCGTATGCCAAAGTTGTCATTTCTGTTGAATAAAACTGAAAGTTGTTACGCCCCTCCTCTTTGGCCTTGTACATCGCTGCATCGGCATACTTGACAAGATCATTGGCATTTTGGGTATCCTGAGGATAGAAAGAGATACCGATACTGCAGGAAATATAGAGTGTATGTCCTTCTATATGCATTGGCTGGTTCAAAACTTTCTGTATTTTTTGTGCCAGAACCGATACCTGCTGTACGTCCTTAAAATTCTCCATAATGATGGTAAATTCGTCTCCACCCAAGCGCGCAAGAGTGTCTTCTTGACGTATCTTGGCCTTCAAACGTTTGGAAACGACCACAAGTACTTTATCTCCTATCTGATGCCCCAAAGAATCATTGATTTGCTTGAAATTATCCAGATCGATAAAGAAGAGTGCCAATTTACCAAGATGACGTTCTGCAAGCTTAAGACCGTGTTCGAGCCTGTCACTGAAAAGTGTCCGGTTCGGCAATCCGGTCAAGGCATCATGATGCGCCTGATGATGCAAAATATCTTTCTGTTTTAAAAGTTCCTGCTGGGCTTTTTTCTTGTCAGAAATATCTCTTACTACCGTATAGATGACATGCCGTTTTCCCAGCATAATAGGTGTTAACGTCACTTCGGCCAGAAATTTTTCACCATCGGCCCTAATATAAACACATTCAAACTGATAGCCTTTGTATTTCTTTGCCAGTAAGACCATCTCTTTCGATTTTTCATAAGAGTTCCTGCCGTCCGGCTGGAATTTCGGGACCATGGAAGTATAATGCATGTTCAAAAGTTTCTCTTTTGAATCATATTTCAATATTTCAACCATTTTTTCGTTACATTCGATGAATGTTGAACCGTCAACGATAAGGATACCGTCTGACGATTTTTCAAACAGTGTCTCAAAAGTTTCTTTCTGCTTGTTGATCTCACGGGTCTTTTTCTCAATATCTTTTTCCAACTTTTCGAGATACTCTTTATCTTTGTGGCGTATACGTTTGATTAAAAGATAGATGACCACAAGCAGCAGTACATAAATCAGTATGGCAGCTAACAGTGAACTCAGGAAGTTGTCATACAGTCCGGCAAAAAGATCGCGGTCTTTGATCTTGATATGCATAACACCGCGTATTTCTCCCAG
Coding sequences:
- a CDS encoding EAL domain-containing protein — translated: MKRMKIFILFAVLLFVVLFYRTYEQYQEISKTQKLIVLHESKSLAEFISSFRQTYQDVFLREHIKITDTSLNLLPVKTITEISERFSSKVNGEIVVRTVSDRPRNPLNKVDRFEAQMIDYFKSHPEEKYKFLENGETYSFIKPMYIEKSCLRCHGKREEAVPSIRKRYNKAYGYKLGEIRGVMHIKIKDRDLFAGLYDNFLSSLLAAILIYVLLLVVIYLLIKRIRHKDKEYLEKLEKDIEKKTREINKQKETFETLFEKSSDGILIVDGSTFIECNEKMVEILKYDSKEKLLNMHYTSMVPKFQPDGRNSYEKSKEMVLLAKKYKGYQFECVYIRADGEKFLAEVTLTPIMLGKRHVIYTVVRDISDKKKAQQELLKQKDILHHQAHHDALTGLPNRTLFSDRLEHGLKLAERHLGKLALFFIDLDNFKQINDSLGHQIGDKVLVVVSKRLKAKIRQEDTLARLGGDEFTIIMENFKDVQQVSVLAQKIQKVLNQPMHIEGHTLYISCSIGISFYPQDTQNANDLVKYADAAMYKAKEEGRNNFQFYSTEMTTLAYERVVMEASLRQAIKNEEFILYYQPQVNAQTSRMTGMEALIRWEHPHLGMILPDKFIPLAEESGLILEIDRWVMRTAMKQVREWYARGLDPGVLSLNLSMRQLKDENFIDVIKEYLHMMSFEPEWLEFEVTEGQMMKRPDDAVASLGEIKSMGISIAIDDFGTGYSSLGYLKRLPVSRLKIDQSFIHGIPEDRENAAIVKATIALAKSLSLSIIAEGVENEEQKEFLLFNGCISMQGYYYGRPMTADQIEKKCFDIC